A single window of Electrophorus electricus isolate fEleEle1 chromosome 16, fEleEle1.pri, whole genome shotgun sequence DNA harbors:
- the inab gene encoding internexin neuronal intermediate filament protein, alpha b encodes MSYGSDIYSASSYRKIFGDSPRYSSSPSRMSSSRSGYRSISLSHSSTPSLVSYKRSSRPAFSSPLTLDTVDFNQSTVLSNEFKIIRTNEKEQMQGLNDRFAMFIEKVRNLEQHNKVLETELVALRQRQSEPSRLAEVYQQEIRELRSQLEEINGEKNQMMFERDSIEEDLQKLREKYEDEIRMREEAEHNLKAFKKDVDDATMVRLDLEKKVEALLDEISFLRKVHEEEVVELTNMIQASQVSVEMEVAKPDLTSALKEIRSQYESLASKNLQSAEEWYKSKFADLNEQASRSNEAIRASREEINEFRRQLQSKTIEIESLRGTNESLERQIREIEDRHNLEAVGFQDAIGHLENELRTTKSEMARHLREYQDLLNVKMALDIEIAAYRKLLEGEETRLSTGMSYPIPSSASSSPSYTYQSRMYTSSSKSIKKDGKDDEGEQQQQWGGKSDSPASKTGDKHDPGDVSPIGQKN; translated from the exons ATGAGCTACGGATCGGACATCTACTCTGCCTCTTCCTACCGGAAGATTTTCGGGGACTCGCCCCGTTACTCATCCTCTCCATCACGGATGAGCAGCTCTCGGAGCGGATATAGGTCCATATCCCTCTCTCATTCTAGTACCCCATCTCTGGTCTCCTACAAGCGTTCCAGCCGACCTGCCTTTTCCTCACCTCTGACTCTCGATACCGTCGACTTCAACCAGAGCACGGTCCTTAGCAATGAGTTCAAGATTATTCGCACGAACGAGAAAGAGCAAATGCAGGGCCTCAACGACCGCTTTGCTATGTTCATTGAAAAAGTGCGCAACTTGGAGCAGCATAACAAAGTACTGGAGACCGAGCTTGTGGCGCTGCGGCAGCGACAGTCAGAGCCGTCTCGTCTGGCTGAAGTGTACCAGCAAGAGATCCGCGAACTGCGCTCTCAGCTCGAAGAGATAAACGGAGAGAAGAACCAGATGATGTTCGAGCGCGACAGCATCGAAGAGGACCTCCAGAAACTACGGGAGAAGTACGAGGATGAGATCCGAATGCGCGAGGAGGCAGAACATAACCTCAAGGCATTCAAAAAGGACGTAGACGACGCCACAATGGTGCGTTTGGACCTGGAAAAGAAAGTCGAAGCTTTGCTGGACGAGATCAGCTTCCTCAGAAAGGTGCACGAAGAGGAAGTGGTGGAGCTCACGAACATGATCCAGGCTTCTCAGGTGTCCGTAGAGATGGAAGTCGCCAAGCCCGACCTTACCTCTGCCCTCAAGGAGATCCGCAGCCAGTATGAATCACTAGCGTCCAAGAACTTGCAGTCGGCTGAGGAGTGGTACAAATCGAAGTTTGCCGATCTGAATGAGCAGGCCAGCCGGAGCAACGAGGCCATCCGCGCCAGTCGGGAAGAGATCAACGAGTTCAGGAGGCAGCTGCAATCCAAGACTATCGAGATTGAGAGTCTGAGGGGAACCAACGAATCATTGGAAAGGCAGATCCGGGAGATAGAGGACAGGCACAACCTTGAGGCTGTGGGCTTCCAG gATGCAATTGGGCATCTTGAGAATGAGCTAAGGACCACTAAAAGTGAAATGGCTCGTCATCTTCGGGAATACCAGGACCTGTTGAATGTAAAGATGGCACTAGACATCGAAATTGCTGCTTACAG GAAACTGCTAGAAGGAGAGGAGACCCGCCTCAGCACAGGCATGAGCTATCCCATTCCGAGCTCCGCTTCCAGCAGCCCGAGCTACACCTACCAGAGCCGCATGTACACCAGCTCCAGCAAGAGCATCAAGAAGGATGGAAAAGACGACGAGGGTGAACAACAGCAGCAGTGGGGTGGAAAGTCCGACAGCCCTGCCTCCAAGACGGGTGACAAACATGACCCTGGAGATGTCAGCCCCATTGGCCAAAAGAACTAG